From the genome of Drosophila gunungcola strain Sukarami chromosome 3L unlocalized genomic scaffold, Dgunungcola_SK_2 000005F, whole genome shotgun sequence:
AGGATAAAATGGtatcagaaatatttaagtttaattggCAATATAAAAGCCTAGTatgttttaatagtttttaggttttttaagTACGACTGCGCACACTCTACAACTAAATGTTATCAGAAATATTAAAGGTTAATTGGTTATATAAAACCCTTTCATGATCTGCTCaagaaactaaaataaaacataataattattaattaggGCATTTCTTTATTGCTTTTGACAGGATCGAACTCAGTCGAAGAAAAGAAGACATTTTAGCAGACTGTAacctatgtttttttttttttttcctattaaAAATCACTCAAATTTAATGGCCCATAATCGTTCTCTTGGtcaaaattaaagcaaatagtaaaaaattataaattaatcgtAACCAagtgtatatttattataaaacggtccttaaagtttaaatatgattttacgcattttaagttttaaaatttatgataGCACCTTGTTATAATTGAAccttatataatatattcctAGTACTATGTATTTTGTCCCTAGCTGTGTAGAAACCACCGACTTACCTGATCCTTGGTCCACTCGTGAACGGGTCCACCCTTGTAGGTGTAACCGGCGGCCACTGCCTTGCGATCGGAGAAGCTGGAACTCGATCCGGACAGATCCAGGGTCCTGCTGGGCGAGTATCCTGGCGAGGAGCAGCCGGAGGACATGCTGGTGGGCGAGGGCGGGCCAGTGTGGGTGCTGTGGATGCTGTGGGCGGATGGCTGCTGCTGGatctgctggtggtgctgctgctgccaggGCACTGTGCCGGGCGGGGATAATGATTGCGGAACGACTTGTTTAACTTTGGATCGTTTTTCGGGGGGTTACAAGTTAGTCAAGAGAGATAGAGAAGGCAGAAGATAGATAGAAGAGACTGGGTTAGTAAGCTCGCACTGAAATCCTTCGGCAATTGCGACGCAGAGCACATGGTTATTGGTTTTGAATGGTTTTTAGTTTAGACATTCATAacgtatatatttatagagaGATATACAATATGGGAAGATGctaatgcgaatgcgaatgtaAACGGATAAACAGCTGCAATGAACTCTCAAAACCTTGGCATATTATCATATGGTTATAACAGAATAACAGGTGTTCgattagttttgattttttgaaaCAGTAAACATATGTACAGATCTGTATGAAATGAGTTGGATGACGGGCATGATATGTCTTTCGTATCGGGATTGGGTTCAATCTAAAGGTTAGTTATTCTACGGTCTGGCTAGAGAGATTCGGAGGATTGTGCTGGTTTGGTTGGTTGCTTGGTAGGTTGGTCATAGGTCATAGTTCACCTTTGGGCTGGGCCTCGTTCACCGCCTGGCGGATCTCGTTGATCAGCGTCTTGCAATTGATGGCCGCCGCGCTCTGGCTCTTGTTGATCTCCGTATAATCGTCGCTGGAATGTCGCGAGGATCCATCGCCGAGTCGCCTGCAAAGGTCGAGCAACCGTATAACAGTGTGTATAACAGTATTTGAGTGTGTGTTGTTCCCTTTATTAGATTTCCCAATTATTTGCTGGCTATTAATTATTGAACCCATCTGCCATTCCAAATATTTGGATCTTAAACAAactaatgtttaaaaaaaagtaatttagaACTTTATACTTTAAAGGAATACGGAAAACAAACTTAGTAAAAATTGACGTGACTAATAAAGCCATAAACAATCTACACTTTGCTAACAGAAATTCCCAAAGATATCACCACATTTTGTACCACAAACTTAAaggatttaaaatgttaaaagtttCAAACTAACATCAAATCGAAAGAAACAACtctttttattgaaaaagcCATTATTGTAATTTATACCTCATACCTATACTTTCACGAATAttgaaactaattttattaagtataCACGTGcccacaaaaataatattttcaatgaatATATTTCCGTTTCCTGTAAGCATTTCCCTCCAATGATCACTACTTCATCCCACCAACTCTGTGGAGAGCCAAACCCACCTCTCGCGATCGGACAGCGCCTGGTTGAGTTGATCCGTGAAGCTGGATCCGGGCAGTGGAACCTTGCTGCCATTGGGCGCCACCCGGCGGCGGCTGGGGTACATCCAGCTCTCGGCTGGCTCGTGCTCGGCCAGCTTGTCGTTGGAGCCCAGGATGGAGTCGTAGGAGCTGTTGAGATCACGATTGCTGCTGGTGGCTGGGCCCGTGCCAAAGGTGGTCATACTGCCGCGATGGAAGTCATTTAGTCCGTTGTCCGCCGGGGATCCTATGCTGGCATTCTTGAACATGCTGGGAATACTGCTGCTAGTTGTGGTGGTTACCAACTGAGCCTGCtgcagctgttgctgctgctgctgttgctgctgttgatgctgctgcttgCTGGGATCCTTGTGCACCTGCGCGTACAGCTGATTGATCTGTGCCTCGCGAGCCGTCGACTGATTGGACGAACTGGACGAGGCGGAGGAGGTGGAGTTCAGCAGGATGGCCGTGGTGGTGCCCAAGTGGCCATTCGAGGGTGTGGGGGTCACCACACTGGCCATGACCGGCGGATGATGCTGGAGCAAATTGTTAACGTTGGCCAGCAGATGCGAGTTGCCATTGGAGAGGCTGCTGATGGTTTCATGGCTGGTAGCTGCCGCAGGTGCTCCACCTGCCAGGTTCAGGGCCGATCCCTCAcgctcctcatcctcctcctcatcgGTGTCGTCCAGGGTGCAGTCGGAACTGCGACTGTTGCTCCGGCTGCGCTTCAGTAGATTGCCATTCGAAAGCTGGCCAAGATCACTAGTAGTTGTAGCTGCTCCATTGCTGTTTCCATTGGCTGAGGGCAACTGGCGATTGGCTAAACCACCACGGGAGGCTTTTGTTTTAGAACCCACATTTTTTTGCGATTTGCAGGGTGCAAATtagtgtttttcaattttttttggttttttttttttttttttgcgatttgcGATTAAGTTTGTAGTAGTTGTATAGTTGGGCAAAATGAGGGCGCAGCGTGTAGGCGTGGCAGTCACAAAAACACAACACGAGCAAAGGAACGCAATACAAACATGAACGATATATATAGTACGATATAACGAACGGCACACAGAGATCAAATAAAATCGAGAGAAATGGAAAGAAAGAGAATAACAATTAGCAATGAACAGTTTGGACAATGATGGAgagcacaaaacaaaaagaagaaagTAGCAAAAGGAAATCAAGAGGAGGAGCAGTGGTGGTTGCCTTAGCCCAGGTGCAGTTCAAAGCTCAAAGCACAAAGAACAAAACGATCACTTTTAAACAAGATTATCATGGTCGTAGGAATGATTTTTGAAGCATAagctttttataaaattaaaaaaaatgtagagcCTAGTAAAAATTTCTACAGAttcaaaatggtttttaaaagatgtctaaaagtatgctatgatacattttaaagtccaaaaattgtattttaatctataaactagattattcaaaaaattagttaaaaatccaaaaaaaaaaatataagcataGAAATCTTAAGAGACCTAAAATCTGCTTGAAAGGTGTCTTATATACTTAATTTGctttgatatattttaaatctggAATGCAAAGTAATAATCTATGTAAACGACTTTCTTTATTTGCAAACCGTAAGGGAAAAAACAACTTTGCTCCACCTCTTTAAACTAGATtattccaaaaataattttaaaatcaatatcaatGTTTAAAGCTATGAACACCATCGtgtttaagtatatttttagcGTAAAAATCACTAAAggctttaaaaaagtttcttaaaatatttaatgatgaATTCTTAGTTTAGAAGGCAATGCATTAACCTCGATAAACGACTTTCTATATTGCAACGCCTACTTTTTTtaaccccttttaaaattgacaccttttttttaacaaaatattaagtaaataaatttaaagcacaaaaaaaaaaagattttagttAACAAAACTAatgtgcttttattttaagcatattttCTTCTTAAAACCATGACAACCTTGCAACGAATGAGTCAAAAAGTGCTTGGGTAAGATAATGGCGGTAATTGACGGTGAGGCAAAACGGACTCACCCAGATCGATTTTGGTCTTGTTAACCGAGTTATCCAGCAGCTCGTGCTGCGGCACAGCCGCATCCAGTTCGTCCTTGACCGGAACCTTGCGCTCCACAGTGGCTGTCTTCACGCCATCGCCATCGGGCGAAAGGTCGGAGATTTCGGTGTCCGACAGCTCCGTCTCCAGTTTGTGGAACAGTGGTTTGGGCGGCGTCTTGCGCATCATTTGGGGTGTTAGCTTTAGGGTGGCACTATCGTAGGGCAGGCCGACGGGGAAACCAGCCTTGCGCTGCGTTTCCTGCAGCTCGTGCTCCAGATTGATGACCCGATCCTTGAGCTTCTTCACCAGCGCATTGTACTCGGTGTCCTTCTCCTGGAGCAACTGCTGGTAGAACTCCTCGCGATGGCACATGTCCAGCTCCCGCTGCTGATACTCCCTCACCAGCCGCTTGGCCTTGTTGTACTTCTTGTCGAGCGCCATGTACTGACCCTGCGACTGCTGCAGCATGTTCTGCAGATTGGCCGCCTCCTTCCGGATATTTCCCAGCTCCCGTTCACTTTGGCGGAGCCGCTCGCTCAGCAACTCGTTCTCATTTCCCGTCGTCTCGAGCTTGACCAGCTGGGAAGgtttacaaacaaatatattagttggccgttttttattataaacaataataattgtgCAACTGATGGATAGATGATGTTgggtaaataataaatgaaataaaataacagaaaGACAAACCTTTCGTTTTAGATTTTGAATAATCTCTTCCTTTACCAGGCAACCCATTTCGCTCTgggggaaataaaaataaagtataataatagtaccattaaaattaaaaaataaaataaaatcaagaagctataaaaatagataaattgATAACACTGAGTAAAAGGtttcttaaagaaaacaaatctaagaaattaaaaatgcaaaagatagcgttataaaaataaaaaattaagtttatacATTATCAATtaacacaaaacataaaaagttttatcCATTACTGAAGTTCTTTGAATTTAGCAAACAAAGAACACATGAAGTATGAAATTTTCCAAgtttccaatgtcttttgaaacgtacattttaaataaaataaaattaaataattcaaagttACATAAAGTTAATCAAAGTGTTTCGAAAATGTGCTCTACAATTTTTTGAGTATCTAAAATTTCGTTTTCAATGATATTTTCAAATCCAATTACCGCTTTGTGCTGCATTTCAATATCCAcacaaaatgttgaaattcAGCAAAAGGAGAGAGAAGagaacacacaaaaacacacacaagaGTTAAGCACGGCTGCAAAAGAGATTCTTTCGGGGATTGGCCACCCTCTGGGGTCCAAGGGTCCCCAGAGTCCTTACCTCCTGTAGCAGTCGCTTGAGCGACTCTACCTCCTGCGAATGGGTGGCCTCCACCTCCATGGGATGCTCCACTTGAACGGGACTCGAGGGTCCCTCGCAAACACTCGAATTGGCCGAAACCGGCTGCGTGGAGTCCTCCGAGTAGTCGAGCGTGCGACGCAGGTACTCCTCTTGTTGGCTAAAATAACTTTAGATCAATTAATATTTGCTGGTTAGACTATATCCCAAGTAAACTAACCGCTTCAAGCGCTCCTCCTTCTCGCGATCCGCCTGCAAACTCAGTCGTATGAGCTGGGCTACCTCTGAGTTTTCAGGATCACGCTCGCGTCCGATTTGGAATTTGACTAGACCGGATGTATTGCGCAGCACTGAGGCTGCATATGCCTGTGTGACACCAACGAGACTCTTGCCGTCCACCTCAATGATCTGATCGTTGACCTGgaaattaaagaatatttttagtCATTGTGTTTGTAAATGCGTTGGacttcataaattaaaataaattgaatttaaagtgtcataaatataacatacatttttatcatttacattttatttacattagTCCATTAAATACTCTTATTTTACGAACAAAATAATcgttgtttaatttatttatttataataatttttaataattcttatttaaaatttttattttgaaaattttcaaatactCTTCAGAAGATGCTGATGGTTGTATTTAATCTTTGTTGGTAATAGCGCAATTCTTTAGAAGAAGATGACTTAATCTAAACTATTTCCAATTGGTAATTTTTCACCTTGGttcaatcattttaaattgaaaaatttacaaataaaaatggtatAGAAAATGTTGATTTGTTCTGCTGAAGAATTCACgttcttatttttaagtaaattagaTTAAGGGCACTGCATAGCTAAGGATGTTCTAAAGAATTTGCAAGcttgttttgttaaaaaatacattttggacTTTGAGGAATTTGTACCCACCTGAATGCGACCGTCTCTGGCTGCTGCTCCGTTATCGGTAATGGTTTTCACAAAGATTCCTAGTTTCTCTAAGCCTGCATCGGCGCCAACGCCCATGCCAATTATACTGAGACCCAGACCTTCAGGACCCTTCATCAATTCCACGGGGAAGACGTGCATCTTCTCCACGCGCTTTTCGAGCTCGTATTCGGCCGAAGCGGCCACAGGATCGACATCTTCATTGCGGCGATCGTAGTCGTTCACGGAGAAAGTGGAGTACACGTGGATGGGACCGGAGCTGAAGCGAACTTTGGGATTCTTGCGCACTGTGATGGGCGGATAAGAGCAGTCGTCGTCGTCAAAGTCTAGGAGACCTATTCGAAATACAAATGATTAATGAATGGATATCATCTTAATTAAAAGGTATATTTACCAGGCACTTCCATCCAGAAGTTGCCATCCTCGAAGTAGTGCACTCCCGCCTCTACAAGCACTTCCTTGCTCCTCACAGGGGGATATTCCGGTATATAGTACTGACTATCGTCGAGTTCGGTAACACCAGTGCTGAGGACCGTCGAATTGGTGGCCTGTTCGGCATCTGCCAGGGAATATGTGGAATTGTGCTTGCTGGAGATGATGCTGTCGTCGATGGTCGTGGTCTGGTTGAGTGTGGCATCCGATTGCGTGGACTCCACCGATACTAACGACTCGTGCAGCGATTCCCCACCGGTCACGTAGGTGTGATTTAGATCGGAATGTTTCTCTTGTAGATCGTAGCCGTTTTCCAGCTCCTCCCGCTGACCTGGTCCCCTGCCTTGGGTTGCCGAGGTGATTAGCAGATTTTCTAGACTGCGCTTGGGTGCCTGTGAATGgggttaaataataataattgtaattgtcttgctagtttaatttgtttcaagttttagaaattaaagTGTTCAATGGATCTTTAAAAAGTATCagtattttttcagcataGCAATCAAACGGTCCCAAAAAGtgtatacaaacaaaaaaaaaaaggaaggatCATTTTATATTCGATCTCATAAAtctttgaataaaaaattagtaacatacatatcaaatttatttattatttatttatttttttaaggtaaaatttttggaatttaaatatataatggatctgatttaatattagtttttaatatctaatattcatataatttccattattttaCCAATTCTGAGAAGAATTCATgaaccttttttaaataaatagtcCCAAAAAGCGACAGAGATTTCTGGGACACCCCCTAATATGGATATAAGCGGTTCCTACCTCAAGCACATCCCTTAGCCACTCgggctcgtcgtcgtcgtggCGAGTGGTGGCTGTGGTGGCCGTcgagggggtggtggtggtggtctCTGTTTCCGTGCTGTCGGCCTTGACGAAGGTGGCATTTAACGCGCTAGCGGCATGGCAATAGCCCACAATGTCCACGGCTTCAACGTCATCGGAATCGCCGTCAGCATCGCCGCAGCCGTTGGCATCGAACTCGGCCCTAGCgtggtcctcctcctcctcgtcgtcgtcctcctcTTCGTGGAACTGGCCCTCCTCTTGGTCCTCCTCGCCCTCTTCGACAATTGCTGGTACAGCTGCAATTTGAATGTCCTGCTCGACCACCACTGATGATTGCCCCGGCAAATCCTCAATGAGATTCTTGATGCTGGTCGGCGATGTTGCTGTGgcaacaacggcagcaactgccacgcccacgctGGGGGCGGCGTTGAGTATTTGCTCGACTTCCTTGGCCTGTTCGTCCGACAGCAGCGACTGTTGTCTACGTTTTTGGGATCagaaaaatagaaatatatataaagtttatGAAACCTTCTCTCTAgggatcaaaaaaaaaatactacagAAAACAGGACACCAACctgattttgttttccaaaatgCTACGCAGGCAGGATACAACAGGACAACAGGACATAAGCACAACAATAACAGGCAATTTacgataaataaatgaaagtaaacaaattgagagaaatgcaaaatttatgaaatatttatagaaacatgcaaatcattttaaataatacaaataaatgaatacGATTACGTGCGTCGCTTAAAGATTTATAAATGTTGGAAACGAGCAACGAGCAtgtgaataaaattaaaatgcatataatAACAGTAATTAAGTGGCGAGTTCAGCAGTCGACAAAAGtgtgcaattaaaatgtaatgcGCTTTTAATTTACACTACATTCAGCGGTTGGGCTGCCATTTTTCGCTAACGATTCCATTTCATCACCTCAAATTGGCTTTAATTTGTAACAAAGTTTCGGattcaatttaattcaattaaagaaTTCTTGGCTTTATTTATTAGCTGCGAAGCCTTTATATTATACTCTTTAAATTGCAACTTTGTCAACTATACTTAAGATATAGCTTCGAAAGTGTCGTTGATTTGAATCGGTTCTCAATTTAGTAACCTAactattttcatttacatttataaaccCAATATGTCTTTTAAATTCGCAAATTCTTAAGCGTCATCCTTACTACAGATAGCAAAAAAAGTGCTTTGAATTTATATCACCCCCAACCAAGAAACCTTACTATTTTcccttaaattaataaacccAACAAGTTGCCCTTTAATTGCacataataataaagtaaacTTGAGGACGTGAAATGCAGTCAGCGCCGCAAAGTACGCAATGTCAAATTAAACATGCACGCTTACATGAGCACGTAGCCCAAAGCGAGTTGGGTGGAAAATCGGGCGAAAAGTTATATGTCGCATACGCCGTGTTGCACACGCAATGGCACCTGAAGTAAGGAAAACAGGCAGGGCAGTGCAAGTAGTACAGGTAGACAGTTGTCAGTTAGCTGGGTGCATTTAACTTTTAAGTGTTTGTCACTCTCACTTGTGCGTGACGTCACGTGTAAGGTGgttatatatacatatctcGCTATCGCAGTGTTTGTTAATTACTGCCAACAATTGCCAGCGACAACGAGGACAAGACCATACACGGTGAAAATAAGTAATCTTTTTACTTTTCCCacgaaaataaacatttcctaaacattttatttaaacattaataatattataaaaaatacttagatgcatttaaaagcagaaaaaacaCATTGATATAATTACATTCACGTTGCGAAGATTAAGTAAGCATATTTTAGGATAcctaaaaatgaaaattctaATAACAATATGTTGTAGACAAATTTTCTAACAGTGCACTGAGAACGTTGCTAATCATTGAAACTAACATACAGAGCCTTAGTTGTTGCAAGTGGTTGATTATGTTGTTGATAATGAGAGCCAAGTGGCAGACACTGAGACAACAACAAACTGTCGGGTGAAGACCCAAAGTGGCCACTTTCCCGCTTTTACACTTTCCCACTTTTGCGTTTTCCCCCGCAGGTAGGTGGTGCTTATCTGTGTGCCATGCATTTAAATAAGCTTTCCAACAGTACATTTAtgtaattgcaattgcaattggcATTTTCACACGCAGCCCAACTGACTATAATTAGCTAGGCtttcaaaaacatatttgccAATGGCCTAAAATTCAACGATATTGCCCGACAGTTGACGGCAATTTCCAAATGGCTCCATTGAAAAGCAATTCAGATATTTCGATAACCCCAAATGCAATccaataaaatgcaataaaacaattagcCAGCGATTTGCCAACGAAATCTCTCGTGCAAAACTAACAATCaactaaaaacaattgaattggtccaaacaaaaattgaaaacttattCAAGGGGGTAACTTCTAAGCGGCTTATGGCTGGGTTTCAAAACTGCAAATGGAGGGATTTAGTGGAGAGGAGTAATCCTGCAACCCAGTCAAAACGAAAAAGAATTAGCATAGAGTTATCgctttataattaaaataaaaataacacgCTACCGTTTTTAATTGCTAGCGAATATGTGGGACAATCCCCTATGTTTTTTTAACCACAAACCTCTCCGCAGGTCGCCTGAAGCGAACGCAGTTGCATGCATAACaaaatattacgcatacgccgcatgTGACGCGCGAAACAACGATGACAAAGTTTTGTCGGCTGCAACGGCGGCGAcggaaaaataattacaagCTCAAAAAAGTAGGGAATGGGCTTCAGCTTTAACGATATTTAAACAACACAAACTCTGGAAATATTCCAAACGTTGCACTACggtacatttataaaaaaaaattggaattaCTGTAACAAATTAgttgattaatttaaaaatacaatgtAATGTGTGTTTATCAAATTTTGCTAAACTAATCACAATCGTTaaagatttgaaaaaaattaaataaacagaaGCCATTTTTAAGCCAGACGCTATGAGGattaatcaatattttaaagcttaaaacttTGAAGTCCAGATATATGTTCAATATCCTATCCAACACCTTTTAATTTATGCCAAGAGATTTATCATTTTTTCCCATAGTGCGAAAAGAAAATGCGAAAGACAAATGCAATTATGCGACGCTTGGAATTTTCCGTTTGTGCCGAACAAACAAAGGCGGAAAATCCGGAAAGCCAGAACGGAAGACTGCGTGTTGTGTGCTCCGACACTTTTCGTTGCCTAGTTATTGGAGCACAAGCACAAGTTGATTAGGGAAACGCAGCGGACATATGGAATGTGGCATACAGACCGTTTCACACAGAGCACCGCCGCCGCAAACAAGGTCAGTCTGCTTATTGTTTcgtcatatatttttaattaatttaaataacaacggCGAAAAGGAAACCGCAATGCAAAAGCCTTGCCCCACAAACTGAGAGCGGATTAAACTCACTCAAGAGCGTCGTTTTTCCTGTGGAAGCAAGGAAAATCCTCGCTCTCCGAGTGAGTTTTTCATGTGCTTAGGCTCCATGTGCTTTTTGGCCCTGGCCCACAATGACGTCATGTGTCTGACTCGCTCGGT
Proteins encoded in this window:
- the LOC128259539 gene encoding uncharacterized protein LOC128259539 isoform X6, with product MEKPMHHAPAPAAVGKVSQIANIFQRKPIEIQPVEQLSAVAAAHAAAAAAAAAAAAHHAHNAHAPGTPAVRTESHSARFNNARALFEKLGVESNSNVSSRLLRSGSREDNLCDGSDRSSSRSSDRSQSPPKRRTPFPSGVSLVHNNNNAAATVAQNGVIPSEQQRLSNSKFIVEPAAAQVVVPTSVVKYPQHNISRLKSEEVTPPIPPPAGSGSVSALFANSGGDKPEKPERKFNSRELIEKQKKWTSHFTKTKTTRTHSDLNRCDIIRTVPGTGLIMDSEKVAKPTMETPNASPNPPAIKPRSGKIGSPVKSPPLPPIPAVKPKNVSPVKFNPERIVRQSPTKTADCSPPPPPAKSAAVLQRSLMQEQQQELLRNQAGDPPIPPEKPRKKSVDLIEDVQQPLTNCSTPSSCASPTSSSYIMQPAKRGSLDGSGVAGSGQYTGHGLSGSTNSATSGSPVASASSGPSSPVHTEDEKQENESTEKSEMEYYHGSNYNSVPRRRRSENEGRKSVDETSGSVNNSSQQQQHSIPGSASGSPQRVANKRSSITVNMPAAGLGQRPPSIISTTSQDEGGFNESTPEVKAKLQPSSYDLQTEEQPHSLNYVDVGYRLNPDGSESREVYGSEAELYDTAKVSDMQRKFHGANGFAQESSTVYAIIKPDVQDSQPVVVAASRGVHLQSPTSSSVEGSPLHRGAYNSPPVGVVSPIRRRNSNNQDQSVGGGGGAGGGSAKSTPPCSPARAALKGIAPIASIDAHEEEELDLEEEEEDEHLAVEYVEVLELEEEEEAPVLPERRAPAQNSLELQDLEYADTSAGEDEEDIINHLKGDFLDVELIDDVVDEVIKVHVNHSVAIAPPVPNAVPAAAIPREDSLPDDMTAAEAERLLSSSILENKIRQQSLLSDEQAKEVEQILNAAPSVGVAVAAVVATATSPTSIKNLIEDLPGQSSVVVEQDIQIAAVPAIVEEGEEDQEEGQFHEEEDDDEEEEDHARAEFDANGCGDADGDSDDVEAVDIVGYCHAASALNATFVKADSTETETTTTTPSTATTATTRHDDDEPEWLRDVLEAPKRSLENLLITSATQGRGPGQREELENGYDLQEKHSDLNHTYVTGGESLHESLVSVESTQSDATLNQTTTIDDSIISSKHNSTYSLADAEQATNSTVLSTGVTELDDSQYYIPEYPPVRSKEVLVEAGVHYFEDGNFWMEVPGLLDFDDDDCSYPPITVRKNPKVRFSSGPIHVYSTFSVNDYDRRNEDVDPVAASAEYELEKRVEKMHVFPVELMKGPEGLGLSIIGMGVGADAGLEKLGIFVKTITDNGAAARDGRIQVNDQIIEVDGKSLVGVTQAYAASVLRNTSGLVKFQIGRERDPENSEVAQLIRLSLQADREKEERLKRQQEEYLRRTLDYSEDSTQPVSANSSVCEGPSSPVQVEHPMEVEATHSQEVESLKRLLQESEMGCLVKEEIIQNLKRKLVKLETTGNENELLSERLRQSERELGNIRKEAANLQNMLQQSQGQYMALDKKYNKAKRLVREYQQRELDMCHREEFYQQLLQEKDTEYNALVKKLKDRVINLEHELQETQRKAGFPVGLPYDSATLKLTPQMMRKTPPKPLFHKLETELSDTEISDLSPDGDGVKTATVERKVPVKDELDAAVPQHELLDNSVNKTKIDLASRGGLANRQLPSANGNSNGAATTTSDLGQLSNGNLLKRSRSNSRSSDCTLDDTDEEEDEEREGSALNLAGGAPAAATSHETISSLSNGNSHLLANVNNLLQHHPPVMASVVTPTPSNGHLGTTTAILLNSTSSASSSSSNQSTAREAQINQLYAQVHKDPSKQQHQQQQQQQQQQLQQAQLVTTTTSSSIPSMFKNASIGSPADNGLNDFHRGSMTTFGTGPATSSNRDLNSSYDSILGSNDKLAEHEPAESWMYPSRRRVAPNGSKVPLPGSSFTDQLNQALSDRERRLGDGSSRHSSDDYTEINKSQSAAAINCKTLINEIRQAVNEAQPKVPWQQQHHQQIQQQPSAHSIHSTHTGPPSPTSMSSGCSSPGYSPSRTLDLSGSSSSFSDRKAVAAGYTYKGGPVHEWTKDQVGHWLMGIELERYIPVFKEHNVEGGALLTLDSKDFKTLGVCGDDKHRLKKRLKDLKANIEKERKDMERERREREKAIRKAEKKAAKKK
- the LOC128259539 gene encoding uncharacterized protein LOC128259539 isoform X9 codes for the protein MEKPMHHAPAPAAVGKVSQIANIFQRKPIEIQPVEQLSAVAAAHAAAAAAAAAAAAHHAHNAHAPGTPAVRTESHSARFNNARALFEKLGVESNSNVSSRLLRSGSREDNLCDGSDRSSSRSSDRSQSPPKRRTPFPSGVSLVHNNNNAAATVAQNGVIPSEQQRLSNSKFIVEPAAAQVVVPTSVVKYPQHNISRLKSEEVTPPIPPPAGSGSVSALFANSGGDKPEKPERKFNSRELIEKQKKWTSHFTKTKTTRTHSDLNRCDIIRTVPGTGLIMDSEKVAKPTMETPNASPNPPAIKPRSGKIGSPVKSPPLPPIPAVKPKNVSPVKFNPERIVRQSPTKTADCSPPPPPAKSAAVLQRSLMQEQQQELLRNQAGDPPIPPEKPRKKSVDLIEDVQQPLTNCSTPSSCASPTSSSYIMQPAKRGSLDGSGVAGSGQYTGHGLSGSTNSATSGSPVASASSGPSSPVHTEDEKQENESTEKSEMEYYHGSNYNSVPRRRRSENEGRKSVDETSGSVNNSSQQQQHSIPGSASGSPQRVANKRSSITVNMPAAGLGQRPPSIISTTSQDEGGFNESTPEVKAKLQPSSYDLQTEEQPHSLNYVDVGYRLNPDGSESREVYGSEAELYDTAKVSDMQRKFHGANGFAQESSTVYAIIKPDVQDSQPVVVAASRGVHLQSPTSSSVEGSPLHRGAYNSPPVGVVSPIRRRNSNNQDQSVGGGGGAGGGSAKSTPPCSPARAALKGIAPIASIDAHEEEELDLEEEEEDEHLAVEYVEVLELEEEEEAPVLPERRAPAQNSLELQDLEYADTSAGEDEEDIINHLKGDFLDVELIDDVVDEVIKVHVNHSVAIAPPVPNAVPAAAIPREDSLPDDMTAAEAERLLSSSILENKIRQQSLLSDEQAKEVEQILNAAPSVGVAVAAVVATATSPTSIKNLIEDLPGQSSVVVEQDIQIAAVPAIVEEGEEDQEEGQFHEEEDDDEEEEDHARAEFDANGCGDADGDSDDVEAVDIVGYCHAASALNATFVKADSTETETTTTTPSTATTATTRHDDDEPEWLRDVLEAPKRSLENLLITSATQGRGPGQREELENGYDLQEKHSDLNHTYVTGGESLHESLVSVESTQSDATLNQTTTIDDSIISSKHNSTYSLADAEQATNSTVLSTGVTELDDSQYYIPEYPPVRSKEVLVEAGVHYFEDGNFWMEVPGLLDFDDDDCSYPPITVRKNPKVRFSSGPIHVYSTFSVNDYDRRNEDVDPVAASAEYELEKRVEKMHVFPVELMKGPEGLGLSIIGMGVGADAGLEKLGIFVKTITDNGAAARDGRIQVNDQIIEVDGKSLVGVTQAYAASVLRNTSGLVKFQIGRERDPENSEVAQLIRLSLQADREKEERLKRQQEEYLRRTLDYSEDSTQPVSANSSVCEGPSSPVQVEHPMEVEATHSQEVESLKRLLQELVKLETTGNENELLSERLRQSERELGNIRKEAANLQNMLQQSQGQYMALDKKYNKAKRLVREYQQRELDMCHREEFYQQLLQEKDTEYNALVKKLKDRVINLEHELQETQRKAGFPVGLPYDSATLKLTPQMMRKTPPKPLFHKLETELSDTEISDLSPDGDGVKTATVERKVPVKDELDAAVPQHELLDNSVNKTKIDLASRGGLANRQLPSANGNSNGAATTTSDLGQLSNGNLLKRSRSNSRSSDCTLDDTDEEEDEEREGSALNLAGGAPAAATSHETISSLSNGNSHLLANVNNLLQHHPPVMASVVTPTPSNGHLGTTTAILLNSTSSASSSSSNQSTAREAQINQLYAQVHKDPSKQQHQQQQQQQQQQLQQAQLVTTTTSSSIPSMFKNASIGSPADNGLNDFHRGSMTTFGTGPATSSNRDLNSSYDSILGSNDKLAEHEPAESWMYPSRRRVAPNGSKVPLPGSSFTDQLNQALSDRERRLGDGSSRHSSDDYTEINKSQSAAAINCKTLINEIRQAVNEAQPKVPWQQQHHQQIQQQPSAHSIHSTHTGPPSPTSMSSGCSSPGYSPSRTLDLSGSSSSFSDRKAVAAGYTYKGGPVHEWTKDQVGHWLMGIELERYIPVFKEHNVEGGALLTLDSKDFKTLGVCGDDKHRLKKRLKDLKANIEKERKDMERERREREKAIRKAEKKAAKKK